The following are from one region of the Entelurus aequoreus isolate RoL-2023_Sb linkage group LG17, RoL_Eaeq_v1.1, whole genome shotgun sequence genome:
- the LOC133632337 gene encoding gastrula zinc finger protein XlCGF8.2DB-like produces the protein MNVQQAICDREELPSQLGASSGLKQETPQPPHIKKEEEELWITQEGECLLGREEADYTKFPLSIFSVKTEDDEEKPQVDNLLAPLSDSEAEDEIEVTLSSDTDCEGDMRTHTDNKHSECSKKKKSKTCLSCSVCAKNFTKNSQLIYHTRTHTGEKPYKCSVCGKRVTRKSHLTEHMRTHTGEKPYRCLICGKSFSQKSGLTPHMRKHTEEKTFNGSVYSGEKAYNCSVCSRNFSLKNSLLQHMRKHTREKTFSCSVCCKSFPVKRRLTEHLRIHTGEKPFTCSVCGRSFSQMGSLTKHMRTHTRETTFNCSVCDKSFCQSSNLTKHMKKHVGEKTFSCSVCGKRFHSNVDALKHTTTHEGK, from the coding sequence ACGTCCAGCAGGCAATTTGTGATCGAGAAGAACTTCCCTCTCAGTTAGGGGCGAGCTCCGGtctgaagcaggagactccacagccaccccacattaaaaaggaagaggaggaactctggatcactcaggagggagagtgtcttctaggacgagaggaagctgattacaccaagtttccactgagtattttctctgtgaagactgaagatgacgaagagaaaccacaagtagacaacctcttagctccactatcagatagtgaggctgaagacgagattGAAGtcactttgagcagcgatacagactgtgaaggtgatatgaggactcacactgacaacaaacactctgaatgctctaaaaaaaaaaaaagtaaaacttgtttgagctgctcagtttgtgctaaaaacTTTACCAAAAACAGCCAATTAATTTAtcacacgagaacacacacaggagaaaaaccatacaaatgttcagtttgtggtaaacgtGTTACCAGAAAGAgccatttgactgaacacatgagaacacacacaggagaaaaaccatatcGTTGTTtaatttgtggtaaaagcttttctcaaaagagcGGTTTGACTccacacatgagaaaacacacagaagaaaaaacatttaatggcTCAGTTTACTCAGGAGAAAAAGCATATAATTGTTCGGTGTGCAGTCGAAATTTTTCTCTAAAGAATTCTTTGCTTCagcacatgagaaaacacacaagagaaaaaacatttagttgttcagtttgttgcAAGAGTTTTCCTGTAAAGAGGCGTTTGACTGAACACCTGAgaatacacaccggagaaaaaccatttacttgttcagtttgtggcagaaGCTTTTCTCAAATGGGCAGTTTGACTAAACATATGAGAACTCACACGAGAGAAACAACATTTAACTGTTCAGTTTGTGACAAAAGCTTTTGTCAAAGCAGcaatttgactaaacacatgaaaAAACACgtgggagaaaaaacatttagttgttcagtctgCGGCAAAAGATTCCACAGTAATGTGGATGCACTAAAACACACCACAACACACGAGGGAAAATAA